The Nitrospirota bacterium genome has a segment encoding these proteins:
- a CDS encoding succinate dehydrogenase/fumarate reductase iron-sulfur subunit, giving the protein MNLTLYVWRQKKRGDQGRLVEYRAQDISQDMSFLEMLDVVNEELVKTGEDPIAFDSDCREGICGMCGQAVNGVPHGPRKKTTLCQLHMRHFKDGDTIYIEPFRARAFPVIKDLIVDRGAFERIIQAGGYVSVNTGGVPDGNAVLIAKHDADTAMDAAECIGCGACVAACPNGSAMLFTAAKVSHLAALPQGRVEAGQRVCVMTAEMLKQGFGNCGNHYECEAVCPKGIQVKFIAKLEREFIKSQMP; this is encoded by the coding sequence ATGAATCTCACTCTATACGTCTGGCGGCAGAAGAAACGCGGCGACCAAGGGCGCCTCGTCGAGTACCGGGCTCAGGACATCTCGCAGGACATGTCCTTCCTCGAAATGCTCGACGTCGTGAACGAAGAGCTGGTAAAGACAGGCGAGGACCCCATTGCCTTCGACAGCGACTGCCGGGAGGGTATCTGCGGCATGTGCGGCCAGGCCGTGAACGGCGTCCCGCACGGCCCGCGGAAGAAGACGACCCTCTGCCAGCTCCATATGCGCCACTTCAAGGACGGCGATACGATCTACATCGAGCCGTTCCGCGCCCGCGCTTTCCCGGTCATCAAGGACCTGATCGTGGACCGCGGCGCCTTTGAGCGGATCATCCAGGCGGGCGGCTACGTCTCGGTCAATACGGGCGGCGTACCCGACGGCAACGCGGTCTTGATCGCGAAGCACGATGCGGACACGGCGATGGACGCCGCCGAGTGCATCGGCTGCGGCGCCTGCGTGGCGGCCTGCCCGAACGGGTCCGCCATGCTCTTCACCGCCGCCAAGGTTTCGCACCTGGCCGCGCTTCCTCAGGGACGGGTCGAAGCAGGCCAGCGCGTCTGCGTCATGACCGCGGAGATGCTCAAACAGGGATTCGGCAACTGCGGCAACCATTATGAATGCGAGGCCGTCTGCCCCAAGGGGATCCAGGTGAAATTCATCGCGAAGCTGGAGCGGGAGTTCATCAAGTCACAGATGCCGTAA
- a CDS encoding ABC transporter substrate-binding protein, which produces MKRLLIWILTVIVAVPAAAIGAPLKLGFINSITGPEAPIGENLTNGVTLAIEDLKKKGIDVDLVKEDDTGKPDKSLAAFEKLATRDNVVGIVGPYTSATANADAKLAERYKVPLIVPAASKEEITRQGLKWTFRVSGTTSDYAGVLIDLATTLGKPKTIAILNENTDFGVSGAKSAKAIAEQKGIKVVFEEAYSKGSPDYRSTLAKVKATNPDLVFMVSYVADAILLMRQSREIGLTPMAFLGAGAGFSVAQFAQEKEISNGVFSSTQWTEDAPWGNSKAWFKRYEKQFGKPPTYHAACAYESMMIMGQAAAAAGGDREKTREALDTGKWNGILGEVRFQDYEGYQNQRKAVMLVEQVQNGQHETVWPLKEAVKKPIWPFPGWKK; this is translated from the coding sequence ATGAAACGACTGCTTATCTGGATTCTGACTGTGATCGTTGCCGTTCCGGCCGCTGCCATCGGCGCACCACTGAAACTCGGGTTCATCAATTCCATCACCGGCCCCGAGGCCCCCATCGGCGAGAACCTCACGAACGGCGTCACCCTGGCGATCGAGGACCTGAAGAAGAAGGGCATCGACGTCGACCTTGTCAAGGAAGACGACACGGGAAAGCCTGACAAGTCCCTCGCTGCATTCGAGAAGCTTGCCACGCGGGATAACGTCGTCGGCATCGTCGGTCCCTATACGTCGGCCACGGCCAACGCGGACGCCAAGCTGGCGGAGCGCTACAAGGTCCCCCTCATCGTACCCGCGGCCTCGAAGGAGGAGATCACGCGGCAGGGCCTGAAATGGACATTCCGCGTCTCGGGCACCACCAGCGATTACGCCGGCGTTCTGATCGATCTCGCCACGACGCTCGGCAAGCCGAAAACCATCGCCATCCTGAACGAGAACACCGACTTCGGCGTTTCAGGCGCGAAGAGCGCCAAAGCTATCGCCGAGCAGAAGGGCATCAAGGTGGTCTTCGAGGAGGCCTATTCCAAGGGCTCGCCGGATTACCGCTCCACGCTCGCCAAGGTCAAGGCAACGAACCCCGACCTCGTGTTCATGGTCTCCTATGTGGCCGATGCCATTCTGCTGATGCGTCAATCGCGCGAGATCGGGCTCACTCCCATGGCCTTCCTCGGCGCGGGCGCGGGGTTCTCGGTGGCTCAGTTCGCTCAGGAGAAGGAGATCAGTAACGGCGTCTTCTCCTCGACGCAATGGACGGAGGACGCGCCGTGGGGAAATTCCAAGGCATGGTTTAAGCGCTACGAGAAGCAGTTCGGCAAACCGCCCACCTACCATGCGGCCTGCGCCTACGAGTCCATGATGATCATGGGACAGGCTGCGGCGGCCGCAGGCGGCGACCGGGAAAAGACCCGGGAAGCGCTCGACACGGGAAAGTGGAACGGCATCCTCGGCGAGGTGCGCTTCCAGGATTACGAAGGCTACCAGAACCAGCGCAAGGCCGTTATGCTGGTCGAGCAGGTGCAGAACGGACAGCACGAGACCGTGTGGCCGCTCAAGGAAGCGGTCAAGAAACCCATCTGGCCCTTCCCGGGCTGGAAGAAGTAG
- a CDS encoding branched-chain amino acid ABC transporter permease, protein MAVFFQSLISGILIGGVYALIGIGLTIIFGVMRVINFAHGDLLMLGMYVTYFLFTLFHIDPFVSIVITAPLMFLYGALLQKVFINRALNALPQNQILLTIGMGLVMSNSVMLAFTSDYKILSTSYSSGSVTIAGISLSEPLMVSFGITVAITAALYWFLYRTDSGQAIRATAQDREAAQLMGINVKRMSIIAFGIGTALAATAGALISPTYYIFPQVGSVFTLKAFVITVLGGMGSIVGATLGGVLIGVAESVGGVYLGSGWKDVIVFILFLLVLLFKPSGLLGTSKD, encoded by the coding sequence ATGGCGGTCTTTTTCCAATCTCTGATCAGCGGCATCCTGATCGGCGGCGTCTACGCGCTGATCGGCATCGGACTGACGATCATTTTCGGCGTGATGCGGGTCATCAACTTCGCCCACGGCGACCTCCTCATGCTCGGCATGTACGTCACCTATTTTCTGTTCACGCTGTTCCACATCGATCCCTTTGTCTCCATCGTAATAACCGCCCCGCTGATGTTCCTGTACGGCGCCCTGCTGCAGAAGGTCTTCATCAACCGCGCCCTCAACGCCCTGCCCCAGAACCAGATCCTGCTGACCATCGGCATGGGGCTAGTCATGAGCAACTCGGTCATGCTGGCCTTCACGTCGGACTACAAGATCCTGTCGACCTCCTATTCATCCGGCAGCGTCACCATCGCCGGGATCTCCCTCTCGGAGCCGCTCATGGTATCCTTTGGCATCACCGTTGCCATTACCGCGGCCCTGTACTGGTTCCTGTACCGGACCGACAGCGGCCAGGCGATCCGGGCGACGGCCCAGGACCGCGAAGCGGCGCAATTGATGGGGATCAATGTCAAGCGCATGTCCATCATCGCCTTCGGGATCGGGACTGCCCTGGCGGCCACGGCCGGGGCGCTGATCTCGCCCACCTACTACATCTTCCCGCAGGTGGGAAGCGTCTTCACGCTGAAGGCCTTCGTGATCACCGTGCTCGGCGGCATGGGCAGCATCGTCGGCGCGACCCTCGGCGGCGTGCTCATCGGCGTGGCCGAGTCCGTGGGCGGCGTTTATTTGGGATCGGGCTGGAAGGATGTCATCGTGTTCATCCTGTTTCTGCTGGTGCTCCTGTTCAAGCCCTCGGGCCTCCTGGGAACCTCGAAGGATTGA
- a CDS encoding branched-chain amino acid ABC transporter permease produces the protein MNNIRGISTLPLVLGIAAIAALFLVPKFVTSTYALHIMILIFISVITGLGWNILGGYTGQYSVGHAAYFGVGAYTTMALLQYRHIAPWYGAWAGVAVAVATGLIIGSICFRLRGPYFVLASIAVAEIFRVSALNLKDLTNGAEGILITEIPPLNVGGTVVTDFLSKVPFYYTGLVIVLMAILVTFLVQNSKLGYYFQAIREDQDAAHSLGISLTLYKNAALALSAVFTSLAGSLYGLYVGFIDPGTVLALDLSVQIVMICIIGGIGTVFGPVIGAVVLVPFSEALRSNAIAQALIDSGLVREDSAFGSFLKEQLSHAHVLIYGILLVVVILFMPDGILGFLRKFAARKRSEASCK, from the coding sequence TTGAACAACATACGGGGCATCAGCACTCTTCCGCTCGTGCTTGGCATCGCCGCGATCGCGGCGCTCTTCCTGGTACCGAAGTTCGTGACGAGCACCTACGCGCTCCATATCATGATCCTGATCTTCATCAGCGTCATCACGGGGCTGGGCTGGAACATTCTGGGCGGATACACCGGCCAGTACTCCGTGGGCCACGCGGCCTACTTCGGCGTGGGGGCCTACACCACCATGGCCCTGCTGCAGTACCGTCACATCGCGCCGTGGTACGGCGCCTGGGCGGGCGTTGCCGTCGCCGTGGCAACCGGCCTTATCATCGGCTCGATCTGCTTCCGTCTGCGCGGCCCCTATTTCGTCTTGGCCTCTATCGCCGTTGCCGAGATCTTCCGGGTCTCGGCCCTGAACCTGAAGGACCTGACGAACGGCGCGGAAGGCATCCTGATCACCGAGATCCCGCCGCTCAACGTCGGCGGTACGGTCGTCACCGATTTCCTGTCCAAGGTTCCCTTCTACTACACCGGGCTCGTCATTGTCCTCATGGCCATCCTCGTGACCTTCCTGGTGCAGAACTCGAAGCTGGGATACTACTTCCAGGCGATCCGCGAGGATCAGGACGCGGCCCACTCGCTCGGCATCAGCCTGACCTTGTACAAGAACGCGGCCCTGGCCCTTTCCGCGGTATTCACCTCGCTGGCCGGCAGCCTGTACGGGCTGTACGTCGGGTTCATCGATCCCGGCACGGTCCTGGCCCTCGACCTGTCGGTCCAGATCGTGATGATCTGCATCATCGGCGGCATAGGGACCGTGTTCGGGCCGGTGATCGGCGCCGTGGTGCTCGTGCCGTTCTCCGAAGCCCTGCGCAGCAACGCCATCGCCCAGGCGCTGATCGACTCCGGCCTGGTCAGGGAGGATTCCGCGTTCGGCTCTTTCCTGAAGGAGCAGCTGTCGCACGCCCACGTCCTGATCTACGGCATCCTTCTGGTCGTCGTGATCCTGTTCATGCCCGACGGAATTCTCGGCTTTCTCAGAAAGTTCGCTGCACGGAAACGAAGCGAGGCGTCGTGCAAATGA
- a CDS encoding ABC transporter ATP-binding protein — MKGDTVTVILEINRVSKFFGGLAANANVSFSVDQGMILGLIGPNGAGKTTLFNCITGYYPPSRGEIVFDGRRMNGLHPDAVCKLGMARTWQKVRPLAKMTVVDNVMVGALCRTNSLTKARAMAMEQVRTVGLDHRAGDLAGCLPIGERKKLEVARVLSTRPKLLLLDEVMGGLNPAESEEIIGLILNIKKLGITQIVIEHNMRAIMRISDRIVVLNSGEKLVEGNPQEVVSNDAVIQAYLGAGNA; from the coding sequence ATGAAGGGAGACACCGTGACGGTCATCCTCGAAATCAATCGCGTCAGCAAGTTCTTCGGCGGCCTGGCCGCGAATGCCAACGTCTCCTTCTCGGTGGACCAGGGCATGATACTGGGTCTGATCGGCCCGAACGGCGCGGGCAAGACTACGCTGTTCAACTGCATCACGGGTTATTATCCTCCATCCCGGGGGGAGATCGTCTTCGACGGCAGGCGCATGAACGGCTTGCACCCGGATGCCGTGTGCAAGCTCGGCATGGCGCGCACCTGGCAGAAGGTGCGGCCGCTCGCCAAGATGACCGTCGTGGACAACGTCATGGTCGGCGCCCTGTGCCGCACCAATTCCCTCACGAAGGCCCGCGCGATGGCCATGGAGCAGGTCAGGACCGTCGGGCTCGACCACCGGGCCGGCGACCTCGCGGGCTGCCTGCCCATCGGCGAGCGCAAGAAACTGGAAGTGGCCCGTGTCCTTTCCACCCGGCCCAAGCTGCTGCTGCTGGACGAGGTCATGGGCGGGCTCAACCCGGCCGAAAGCGAGGAGATCATCGGACTGATCCTCAACATCAAAAAGCTCGGCATCACCCAAATCGTCATCGAACACAATATGCGGGCGATCATGCGCATCTCCGACCGGATCGTGGTCCTGAACTCGGGCGAGAAGCTCGTCGAGGGAAATCCCCAGGAGGTCGTTTCGAACGACGCCGTGATCCAGGCCTATCTCGGAGCCGGCAATGCTTAA
- a CDS encoding ABC transporter ATP-binding protein has product MLKVENLSFSYGDLPVLWDVSLEVHEGEIVTVVGTNGSGKSTLLKNISRLVPRGAGRITFEGVDLAGLEAHEVVELGIVQVPEGRRIFPQMSVIENLRMGSYGGRARKKRSENISRAFALFPRLKEREKQLGGTMSGGEQQMLAIARGLMGDPTLLLLDEPSLGLSPLLVKSIFEIIDRIREQGVTVMLVEQNVFQSLKIAGRGYVLETGRVVLEDRGEVLLDNEHVRKAYLGM; this is encoded by the coding sequence ATGCTTAAAGTGGAGAACCTGAGCTTCAGCTACGGCGACCTCCCGGTCCTGTGGGACGTGAGCCTCGAGGTGCACGAAGGGGAGATCGTCACGGTCGTGGGGACGAACGGTTCGGGCAAATCCACGCTCCTCAAGAACATCTCGCGCCTGGTGCCGCGCGGCGCTGGCCGCATCACCTTCGAGGGAGTCGACCTGGCCGGGCTGGAGGCCCACGAGGTGGTCGAACTCGGGATCGTCCAGGTGCCTGAAGGCAGGAGGATCTTCCCGCAGATGTCGGTCATCGAGAATCTCAGGATGGGCTCCTACGGCGGCAGGGCGCGAAAAAAGCGCAGCGAGAACATAAGCAGGGCGTTCGCGCTGTTCCCGCGGCTGAAGGAGCGGGAAAAGCAGCTGGGCGGGACCATGTCCGGCGGCGAGCAGCAGATGCTGGCCATCGCGCGGGGACTCATGGGCGATCCGACGCTGCTCTTGCTCGACGAACCGTCGCTCGGACTCTCCCCTCTCTTGGTGAAGTCGATTTTCGAGATCATCGACCGGATCCGGGAGCAGGGCGTGACGGTCATGCTGGTGGAGCAGAATGTGTTTCAGTCGCTCAAGATCGCGGGACGCGGCTACGTGCTCGAAACGGGCAGGGTGGTGCTCGAGGACCGGGGCGAGGTCCTGCTGGACAACGAGCACGTGAGAAAAGCCTATCTGGGAATGTGA
- a CDS encoding CBS and ACT domain-containing protein gives MFVSDWMTEKVIILDHDDYLSDAISMMKEHKIRHLPVMKNNRLKGLLSDRDIKEFSPSKATALDIYELHYLLAKTKVRDIMKTKVTTTGPDAPVEEAAMIMLDRNIGCLPVLEEERLVGIITDKDIFRALVDITGVRHGGHRVCVMIGDRAGTIKDVADVIRKHGFRLQGILTSYEGVKEGYRRVVIRAKGKGDFKKLEAELEERYRPCDIR, from the coding sequence ATGTTCGTATCAGACTGGATGACCGAGAAGGTCATCATCCTTGACCACGACGATTACCTTTCCGATGCGATCTCGATGATGAAGGAGCATAAGATCAGGCACCTGCCGGTCATGAAGAACAACAGGCTCAAGGGGCTCCTGTCCGACCGGGACATCAAGGAATTCAGCCCTTCCAAGGCCACGGCCCTCGACATTTACGAGCTCCACTACCTGCTGGCAAAAACGAAGGTCCGGGACATCATGAAGACGAAGGTGACCACGACGGGCCCCGACGCTCCCGTGGAGGAGGCCGCCATGATCATGCTGGACCGGAACATCGGCTGCCTGCCCGTGCTGGAAGAGGAGCGGCTTGTCGGCATCATCACCGACAAGGACATCTTCCGGGCCCTCGTGGACATCACCGGCGTGCGCCACGGCGGCCACCGCGTATGCGTCATGATCGGGGACCGGGCGGGCACGATCAAGGACGTGGCGGATGTCATCAGGAAACACGGCTTCCGGCTCCAGGGAATCCTCACCTCCTACGAGGGGGTAAAGGAAGGCTACCGGCGGGTGGTGATCAGGGCCAAGGGCAAGGGAGATTTCAAGAAGCTCGAGGCGGAACTCGAGGAACGCTACCGGCCCTGCGATATCAGGTAG
- the polX gene encoding DNA polymerase/3'-5' exonuclease PolX, with protein sequence MKNQQIANIFTEIAELLELKGENVFRIRAYRRAAQNMDGLSRDVAALSREELESIPGIGKDLAGKIHEYLDTGKIAKHEELKQEIPGGVLQLLSVPGLGPKKAKMLFDRLKVTSVEELAAAIDQGRLAGLPGIQKKTVENILKGIDLIRRGTERTPLGRALPLARDIVARMKEGSPVDRIEIAGSIRRWKETVKDIDILTTSKRPEAVMDAFVKLPHVSRVLAQGETKSSVITDDGIQVDLRVVGEDSFGAALQYFTGGRQHNIRLREMAVRKGLKINEYGVFREPGETRVGGKKEEDIYKALGLLMMTPELREDTGEIEAALAGRLPDLVALADIRGDLHVHTNWSDGSHDLDTVTEAARKKGYEYIAVTDHTKGLGVAHGLDEKRLTDEISLIDDANRRLSGFKILKGTEIDIRSDGRLDLPDDVLERLDIVVASVHSGLGQTQDQITKRILSAIRNPQVSVIAHPTGRLIGERDAYAVDMEAVLREAAKYGVAMEINAYPLRLDLNDLHARMATGYGVPLVISTDAHIASQFDNMVYGVATARRGWVGKKDVLNSLPYDELRERLWAMREKKSARAEGVSGLAQTPPTARKEKRKNRA encoded by the coding sequence ATGAAAAACCAGCAGATCGCGAATATATTCACCGAGATCGCCGAACTCCTCGAGCTGAAGGGCGAGAATGTGTTCCGCATCCGCGCCTACCGGAGGGCCGCGCAGAACATGGACGGACTGTCACGGGACGTCGCCGCCCTGTCCCGGGAGGAGCTGGAATCCATTCCTGGCATAGGCAAGGACCTCGCCGGCAAGATCCATGAGTATCTGGACACGGGGAAGATCGCAAAGCATGAGGAACTGAAACAAGAGATCCCCGGGGGCGTGCTGCAGCTCTTGAGCGTGCCCGGGCTCGGACCGAAGAAGGCGAAGATGCTGTTCGACAGGCTCAAGGTCACGAGCGTCGAAGAACTCGCAGCGGCGATCGACCAGGGCAGGCTGGCGGGCCTGCCGGGCATCCAGAAGAAGACGGTAGAGAACATTCTGAAGGGGATCGACCTGATCAGGCGGGGCACGGAACGCACGCCGCTGGGCCGCGCGCTGCCGCTTGCCCGGGACATTGTCGCACGCATGAAGGAGGGCTCGCCCGTTGACCGGATCGAGATTGCCGGGAGCATCAGGCGATGGAAAGAGACGGTGAAGGACATCGACATCCTTACCACGTCGAAGAGACCCGAGGCCGTGATGGACGCATTCGTGAAGCTTCCGCACGTCAGCCGCGTGCTGGCCCAGGGCGAGACGAAATCATCGGTCATCACCGATGACGGCATCCAGGTGGACCTCCGGGTGGTCGGCGAGGATTCGTTCGGCGCCGCGCTCCAGTATTTCACGGGCGGCAGGCAGCATAATATCAGGCTCCGAGAGATGGCCGTGCGCAAAGGCCTCAAGATCAACGAGTATGGCGTGTTCAGGGAGCCGGGCGAGACGAGGGTGGGCGGGAAAAAAGAAGAGGATATCTACAAGGCGCTCGGTCTGCTCATGATGACGCCGGAACTCCGGGAGGACACGGGCGAGATCGAGGCGGCGCTCGCCGGCCGTCTTCCTGACCTAGTGGCGCTTGCGGATATCAGGGGCGATCTTCACGTGCATACGAACTGGTCCGACGGGAGCCACGACCTCGACACCGTCACCGAGGCCGCCAGGAAAAAGGGATACGAGTACATCGCCGTCACGGACCACACAAAGGGTCTCGGCGTTGCTCACGGCCTCGATGAAAAGAGGCTCACCGACGAGATCAGTCTGATCGATGACGCGAACAGGCGTCTTTCCGGATTCAAAATCCTGAAGGGCACCGAGATCGACATCCGCTCCGACGGCAGGCTTGACCTTCCCGATGACGTGCTGGAACGGCTGGACATCGTCGTGGCCTCGGTCCATTCCGGGCTCGGCCAGACGCAGGACCAGATCACGAAGCGGATCCTTTCAGCGATCAGGAACCCGCAGGTGAGCGTGATCGCCCATCCGACCGGCAGGCTGATCGGAGAGCGCGACGCTTATGCCGTGGACATGGAGGCGGTGCTCCGGGAGGCCGCGAAGTACGGCGTTGCCATGGAGATCAATGCCTATCCGCTCAGGCTCGATCTGAACGATCTGCATGCCAGGATGGCGACAGGGTACGGCGTGCCGTTGGTGATCAGCACGGACGCGCACATCGCGAGCCAGTTCGACAACATGGTCTACGGCGTGGCGACTGCGAGAAGAGGATGGGTCGGGAAGAAAGACGTGCTGAACTCTCTGCCTTATGATGAGCTCAGGGAACGACTCTGGGCCATGCGGGAGAAGAAGTCGGCCCGTGCAGAGGGGGTCAGCGGCCTGGCGCAGACGCCGCCGACAGCCCGGAAAGAAAAGAGAAAGAACAGGGCATGA
- a CDS encoding ankyrin repeat domain-containing protein yields MEEKTAGSNKGYQKQVKKEVAQPKPKKNVTPDYSSPLAKKWPALIEAIEKGDAGAVQKLIEEGLNVNLARSGVTPLMVAASKGQEEIARVIIEAGVNINEKNDDGWNALHKAAHDQPGTGIVELLLESGIDSEAKDRSGKTALMLAEERKHGDIVREIKKHQGQLQTDAKEWTAFLHTAEGKPFRLKGRLDTLTSYTPLWWLPLAALGGAGLVAGFFLGMVRSVVVGAIAGLLVVAGYYLRMTMLRKYLEKVGPLPELDIHLLRQKRRTGEPIMAPGARRIPEAADELLPASPDLSEGSSPSETGVLTASVEDAELRAPSGFFRKVDLKNVVFAGLAIVLIALLAFAAVKKESLAKWYFTKKLQHRGIPLTGRAFLDAVSKNDGEALELFIKAGIAGDATNDKGQTGLIIAAEQGHAEHLHQLVRLTPALLDQPDASGMTPLMTAAYNGHEEFVQSLVESGADVNHIVQGQEGAASALQAVLDAPDFQEEHLRIMQYLLQKGADVKGRNAAGRFPLQFAAAHDRLEAAMELREKGADVNDADLRGETALRVAACSGYTDFITFLIDQGADVKTATADGQTPLMCAAHEGHVDSVTALIARGADINAKAAQGSTALTEASLAGNGEIVKLLLEKGADPGSGYVPEPYRALKGSVVAINVKRRAMRDVLKRIADAAAQDGYTIKYDPALNQKTTLAVRAPWNVVLNKLANKDHLFLLIKEKEVQIVPFHTPVIR; encoded by the coding sequence ATGGAAGAAAAAACAGCTGGTTCGAACAAGGGATACCAGAAACAGGTCAAGAAGGAAGTGGCGCAGCCGAAGCCGAAGAAGAACGTCACGCCCGATTACTCTTCTCCGCTGGCGAAGAAGTGGCCCGCCCTCATTGAAGCGATCGAGAAGGGCGATGCCGGGGCCGTCCAAAAGCTGATTGAAGAGGGCCTCAATGTGAACCTGGCGCGCTCCGGCGTCACGCCGCTGATGGTCGCCGCTTCGAAAGGCCAGGAAGAGATCGCCCGGGTCATCATCGAGGCCGGCGTGAACATCAACGAGAAGAATGATGACGGATGGAACGCACTGCACAAGGCGGCTCATGACCAGCCGGGCACCGGGATCGTCGAGCTCCTGCTGGAATCAGGCATCGACAGCGAAGCAAAGGACCGCTCCGGCAAGACCGCGCTCATGCTGGCCGAGGAGCGGAAGCACGGTGACATCGTACGCGAGATCAAGAAACACCAGGGACAGTTGCAGACCGACGCCAAGGAGTGGACGGCATTCCTGCACACGGCCGAGGGAAAACCCTTTCGGCTGAAGGGGCGACTCGATACGTTAACCTCCTACACGCCTCTGTGGTGGCTGCCCCTTGCAGCTCTGGGCGGCGCCGGACTTGTCGCCGGTTTTTTTCTCGGCATGGTGAGGTCAGTCGTCGTTGGAGCGATAGCAGGCCTTCTGGTTGTCGCCGGCTACTATCTGCGGATGACGATGCTCCGGAAGTATCTCGAAAAGGTCGGGCCCCTGCCTGAGCTGGATATCCACCTGCTGCGCCAGAAGAGGAGGACCGGGGAGCCGATCATGGCCCCGGGAGCGCGCAGGATACCGGAGGCCGCCGATGAACTGTTGCCGGCATCACCGGATCTGTCGGAGGGCTCATCCCCGTCCGAAACAGGTGTATTGACCGCATCTGTTGAAGATGCGGAACTTCGGGCGCCATCCGGGTTTTTCAGGAAAGTAGACCTGAAGAACGTCGTGTTCGCGGGGCTCGCGATCGTCCTTATCGCCCTCCTTGCCTTTGCCGCGGTGAAAAAGGAATCCCTCGCGAAGTGGTATTTCACGAAAAAGCTGCAGCACAGGGGCATTCCCCTTACCGGGCGGGCGTTCCTGGATGCGGTGTCGAAGAATGACGGGGAGGCGCTGGAACTGTTCATCAAGGCCGGTATCGCGGGCGACGCGACGAACGATAAGGGGCAGACAGGGCTCATCATTGCCGCCGAACAGGGACATGCGGAACACCTCCACCAACTCGTCAGGCTGACCCCTGCCCTGCTCGATCAGCCGGATGCGAGCGGAATGACGCCCCTGATGACGGCTGCGTACAACGGCCATGAAGAATTCGTCCAGTCACTCGTGGAGTCCGGCGCGGATGTCAACCATATCGTCCAGGGTCAGGAGGGCGCGGCCTCTGCACTGCAGGCTGTGCTGGACGCCCCCGATTTTCAGGAAGAGCATTTGCGGATCATGCAATATCTCCTGCAAAAAGGAGCCGATGTGAAGGGGCGGAACGCTGCGGGCCGTTTCCCCCTGCAGTTTGCCGCTGCTCATGACCGCCTTGAGGCCGCGATGGAGCTCAGGGAAAAAGGGGCGGACGTGAATGATGCCGATCTCAGGGGGGAGACAGCCTTGCGGGTGGCCGCCTGCAGCGGATACACGGATTTCATCACGTTCCTCATAGACCAGGGGGCTGACGTGAAGACCGCGACCGCCGACGGTCAGACCCCGCTCATGTGCGCCGCCCATGAGGGCCATGTTGACAGCGTTACAGCGCTCATCGCCAGGGGAGCGGACATCAACGCAAAGGCCGCGCAGGGATCGACGGCCTTGACCGAAGCCTCTCTGGCCGGCAACGGGGAGATCGTAAAACTGCTTTTGGAGAAGGGGGCGGACCCCGGCTCTGGATATGTTCCTGAGCCGTACCGGGCCCTGAAGGGGAGCGTTGTTGCGATCAATGTAAAAAGGAGGGCAATGCGTGATGTGCTGAAGCGCATCGCCGATGCCGCCGCCCAGGACGGCTACACGATCAAATATGATCCAGCCCTGAATCAGAAAACCACACTGGCGGTGAGAGCACCGTGGAACGTGGTCCTGAACAAGCTGGCGAATAAAGATCATTTGTTCCTGCTCATCAAGGAAAAAGAGGTCCAGATCGTACCTTTTCATACGCCGGTGATCAGGTAA
- a CDS encoding lipid-binding SYLF domain-containing protein, with amino-acid sequence MTDREFTWFHENLSKAKALLIFPKIIKAGFFWAGSGGNGVLVVRDERTGEWSQPVFYSIGSVSFGLQIGAEDAEVIMFAMSRKAIDSLYASSFKFGAETSVAAGPRGLGAKKVLTADFISFAKARGLYAGLDLEGSGIMVRDDLNRAYYGKELRPIQIILERTVSNEHSRTLLDALKKAGK; translated from the coding sequence ATGACGGACAGGGAATTCACCTGGTTCCATGAAAACCTGAGCAAGGCAAAGGCGCTGCTGATCTTCCCGAAGATCATCAAGGCGGGATTCTTCTGGGCAGGCTCGGGCGGGAACGGTGTGCTGGTCGTCCGGGACGAGCGGACCGGAGAATGGAGCCAGCCTGTGTTTTACTCGATCGGGTCGGTCAGCTTCGGTCTCCAGATCGGCGCTGAGGATGCCGAGGTGATCATGTTCGCCATGAGCAGGAAGGCGATCGATTCGCTCTATGCTTCTTCCTTCAAGTTCGGAGCGGAAACGTCTGTTGCCGCAGGGCCGCGCGGCCTGGGCGCGAAAAAAGTGCTGACGGCGGACTTCATCTCCTTTGCCAAGGCGCGGGGCCTGTACGCAGGGCTGGACCTGGAGGGCTCGGGTATCATGGTCCGGGATGACCTGAACAGAGCCTACTACGGAAAAGAACTGCGACCGATCCAGATCATCCTGGAACGGACCGTAAGCAATGAGCATTCAAGAACGCTCCTGGATGCGCTGAAAAAGGCGGGAAAGTGA